Genomic segment of Chitinophaga varians:
CACTACAGCGCCCTGTGCGGGGGCTGGCAGCATCCAGTCCAGGTCGATGGAGTTGGAAGGGCGTACATTGATCCGTTCCAGTCCGGCCACGGCGAAGATGGCGCCGTCCCAGTTTTCCGCTGCCAGTTTTTGCAGGCGGGTGTTGACGTTGCCGCGCAGGTTATGCAGCTGGTGTTTCGGGTATTTCCGCAGCCACTGTGCTTTGCGGCGTACGCTGCTGGTAGCGATGTTGGCCACATAGTCCGGCTGATCGAGGAAAGACGTATCGTTCTTATATACCAGCAGGTCTTTTACCGGTCCGCGCTTTAATACGGCTGCCTGTACGATCTGTTGCGGCAGCTGTGTGGGCACGTCTTTGAAAGAGTGAACGGCAATGTCGATGCGGTTGTTCAATAGCGCCAGGTCGAGGCTTTTGGTGAAGATGCCCTGTACACCGATTTCGTACAGTGGCGTAACGAGGTCGATATCGCCTTCGCTTTTGATGGGCACCAGCGTTGTTTTATAGCCCTGTGCGGTGAGCAGGTCGTTAACCTGGTGTGCCTGCCATAAGGCCAGCTGGCTTTCTCTTGTGCCTATCCTGATAATTTTGTCCATGATGATTAGTCCTGCTTGACGCCTGTCTCAAAAATATCGTTGATCATGGCGATATACAGGTCGCTTTTGTCGGTTTCCTTGCGGACCTTGCCTGCCATGAGATTGATCATTTTCTGGATGATACGGGAAGATACCTGTTCCATATCTTCCACTTTATAACCGGAGCCGTTTTTCTGTTGTTGTATTTCGCGGGTATGGATCTCCTGCAGTTTGTCTTTTACAGCTTTAAGTACAACGGCATGTTTACGCATTTTGTACCAGTACAGGAATTCTGCCATATGCTCCTCGATGATGGCGAGGGCTTTGGGAACTTCGCCCAGCCTGTTTTGCAGGGTTTCGTCCTGTACTTTGGAGAGCTCGTCGACATTGATCAGGGAGATGTGTTCCAGATCGCCTACTGCTGATTCTACGTTGAAGGGAATGGAGAGATCGAGTATCAGTTTGGGAGAAGACTGATGGAAATGAGATGCCAGTACCGTAGGTTCGGGAGCGTTGGAGGCCACGAGCACCACATCGGCGGCCTGCATTTCAGCGACCATATTTTCATAGGGCGCGTAACGCAGTCCGTGCTGACCGGCGAAATCCTCCGCCACCTGGAGGGTGCGGTTGATGAGGGTCACCTCTTTTACGCCTAAGTATTCTATCATGTTCTTGCAGGTGTTGCGGCCTATTTTGCCTACACCTACCAGTACGATTTTTTTATTGCGGATGTCAGGGCAACGGCGTTCGAGCAGGCGTACCGTGGCAAATGCTACTGATACAGTGCCTTTGCTAAGGCCGGTTTCCGTCTTGATCAGTTTGGAGACTTGTAATACGCTGTTGACCAGTCTTTCCAGGAAGCTGCCGAGGCATTGTTGCGCTTTGGCGAATTTAGCGGCAATACGTATCTGGCCGATGATCTCGTAGTCCCCCAGGATCTGGGAGTCGAGGCCGGTGCCTACCTGGTACAGATGACGAATGGCATCTTCACCGGATTTGATGTAGGCCAGTTCTTCCAGCTGTACACGATCGCCGTTTGTTTCGCGGGACAACAGATCTAACAGGTCGCCAGGTGTATTGGCGAACCCGTATATCTCGGTTCTGTTACAAGTGGAAAGTACAAAGAGATCGTCTAATTGCACAGTCCTGGCATGCTCCAGGAGTTGTTGGTATTGGGCCTGATTAATGGCGTATAATCCCCTGATAGCAGCGTCTGTTTTCTTATAGTTGATCCCAACGATATGAAAATTTGCTATTTCTTTTGAGTGACTGACCTGCATGTTGTTGAATAAGCTTCCGGCTGCAAAAATACTTGGATACGCCGCAAACAAACGGGATTAGGCTGTCATTAGTGTGTCATTTCTCCTACTGGTGTTCATTACGATGAAAAAATGATTTTTATCAGGTTTTGCATGCTTCGGGTACTGTGGCGGATGACAACACGAATATACGAAAAATATCACCGTATACATTACAAACACATGACATTTGGGCCGGCAGCACGGCTTGCAGGCCCCTTTCCGAAAAAGCATTTTGTGTGGATTTGTTATTTACTTTTGCAGCAATTTATAAAGCACATGGTATCTAAATCTGAAGTTGGCATTATTCTGATGAACCTGGGCTCGCCCGATAGTACGGCCGTTCCTGATGTAAAACGTTATCTGCTGGAGTTTCTGATGGACAAGCGCGTGATTGATTATCCATGGCTGTTCCGTAAAATACTGATAGAAGGGATCATTGTTCCGCGCCGTGCTGAGAAATCTGCCGAAGCTTATTCCTCCATCTGGTGGGAAGATGGTTCCCCGCTGATCGTATTGACAAAACAGCTACAGGCGGCCGTGCAACATGATATGGACGTACCGGTGGAAGTAGCCATGCGTTACGGAAACCCGCATCCGGAAGTGGCTTTTGACAATCTGCTAAAAAAGAACCCGCAGCTGAAAGAGGTGATCGTGTTGCCTTTATATCCGCATTATGCAATGTCTTCCTATGAAACAGCGGCGGAGTATGCAAAGGAAATTTACAAAAAGAAAAAATACAAGTTTAAGCTTTCCATCATTCCTCCTTTCTATGATGAGCCTGCCTACATCGATGCGGTAGCAGAAAGTATGCGCCCGTTCCTGCAACAGAGCTATGATTACGTGCTGTTCAGCTACCACGGTGTACCGGAGCGGCATATCCGCAAAGGCGATGTTACAGGAAGCCATTGCCTGAAGGTGACAGATTGTTGCCATGTGAAATCAGCGGCACATCAGTACTGTTACCGGCATCAGGTAACGATTACAGCAGAACTGGTAGCGGCTAAACTGGGGCTGCCCCGCGAAAAATGGGGTATCTCCTTCCAGTCGCGCCTGGGCAGGGAAGAATGGTTGAAACCTTACACTGCCGGCCTGTTGGAGACATTGCCAAAGGAAGGAAAGAAAAAGCTGCTGGTCGTATGCCCGGCATTTGTATCTGACTGTCTGGAAACACTGGAAGAAATTGCAGTAGAAGGAAAAGATTCATTCATGAGCAATGGTGGCGACAGTTTTACGATGATACCCTGTCTGAATGTACATCCCATGTGGGTCAGCGCTATCGTGAAGTACTGTAACCAGATCATGCAAGCGGAAACCGTATAATCTTGTTCCATATGCCACAGAAACCCGTTTTGATCATCGGTGCCGGTATTTCCGGCCTGAGCATCGCCTATGAGCTGCAAAAAAGAGACATACCTTACCAGGTGCTCGAAGCAGCCGGCCATAGCGGCGGTGTGATACAGTCATTCAACAAGGAAGGTTTTGAACTGGACGCTGGTCCGAATACCATTGCTGCTACGCCTGAAACGATGGCGTTCCTGCAGGAGATAGGGCTGGAGCAGGAGATACTGCCTGCCGCCGCTGCCAGCAAAAACCGCTTCCTGGTGAGAAACAACCGTTTGCATGCTGTGTCGCCTCACCCGTTCAAGATCATGGGTTCTGACTATATCAGCCGTGGCAGCAAATGGCGCCTGTTTACCGAACGTTTCCGTAAACCCGCACCGGTACAGGAGGAAGAGACGGTGACACATTTTGTGGAACGCCGGTTTAACAAAGAAATAGCAGATTATTTATTCGACCCGATATTGTCCGGTATCTATGCCGGTAACCCCGACCAGATGAGCATTGCAGCAGTGTTGCCGGCTTTGCCGCGCTGGGAGAGGGAATATGGCAGCGTCACCAAAGGCCTGATGAAAGAAAAAGGTGTGATGGCCGGCCGTAAGATCATTAGTCTGGCTGGTGGCAATCAAACACTGACCAGGCGTTTACAGGAAAAGTTACAGACACCGGTACGTTTTCATTGTACCGTAAAAAATATTGCGGTTTCCGCTGTGGGTGGTTATCAGGTGATCGCAGAAGAGCAGGGCGGTGAGACCGTGCTGGAGGCAGACCGTATCATCCTTACCACGCCCGCTTATACCGCAGGGCGACAGCTGGAGGGGTTGGATGAAAGCCTCGCTGCTTTGCTGCAACAGGTGTATTATCCGCGTATGGGCGTGCTACATCTGGGTTTCGATGCCACTGCCCTGCCGCAGCCGCTGGAAGGCTTTGGTTTCCTTGTGCCACATGCGGAAAAGCTGCATTTCCTTGGCGCCATCTGTAATTCGGCCATCTTCCCTCATAAAGCGCCCGACGGAAAGCTGCTGCTGACCGTATTTACAGGCGGTTCCCGCCAGGAACATTATTTCGATGAGCTGGGAACAGCGCAGTTACAGGAAACCGTAGTGAAAGAAATCCGTTCCCTGCTGGGGCTGAAGGCCGCTCCTGTGATGCAGCATTTCAGTTTTATGCAGAAGGCGATCCCGCAACTGAACATCGGACATGCAAAGTTGCGCAGCGCTGTTGCCGCCATGGAGCATAATTATCCCGGCATACTGCTGCGGAGCAACTTTGTGCAGGGCGTGGCGTTACCTGCGCTGATACAGCATGCCGCATCACTGGCGGACAAGCTGAAGAAAAATTAATCAACGATTTTGTTCCGTAGTTGCCGTTTTTTCTTTAAATTCCATTATAAATTTCCACCAGATGATTGCAGGAATTTTAAAAGAAAAAAACGGCGAAACCCGGGTGTCCCTCACGCCTGAAATCGTGAAACAGCTGCAGCAGATGTCGGTAACCGTGTGGGTGGAGCAGGGTGCCGGCGCACAGGCCTTCTATAACGATGACGCCTATATGCAGGCGGGCGCGCAGATCAAAACTGCCGCTGACATTATTTCCCAATCAGACATCATTTTTACGTTGCAGCCACCTCCGCGGGAGCTGGCTGCGCAGATACCTGCCGGAAAGGTGATACTGGGCGTATTACAGCCGCTGTTCCGTCCGGAAGAGGTGGCGTTCTGGGCATCTCAACAGATCACTGCGCTCAGCCTCGACGCCATTCCCCGCACCACCAGGGCGCAGGTGATGGACGTGCTCAGCTCCCAGGCCAATATTGCCGGGTATAAAGCGGTATTGCTGGCAGCGTATACCTATTCCCGTTATTTCCCCATGTTTATGACGGCCGCAGGCAGTATTGCACCGGCCAAAGTGCTGATACTGGGCGCCGGTGTGGCCGGTCTCCAGGCCATTGCCACCGCCAGAAGGCTGGGGGCGGTGGTAGAAGTGTTTGATACCCGCCCGGCCGTGAAGGAAGAGGTGATGAGCCTCGGCGCCCGCTTCGTGGAAGTGGACGGCGCCGCAGACGCCTCCGCTGCCGGTGGTTATGCGGTAGAACAAAGCGAGGATTATCAACAGAAACAACAGGCTAAAATAGCCGAAAGCATTGCCAAGGCAGATATTGTGATCACCACCGCCCAGATACCTGGCAAAAAAGCGCCGGTACTGGTCACTCAACCTATGCTGGACCAGATGCGCAGCGGGGCTGTTATCGTAGACATGGCCGCCGCCACCGGTGGTAACACCGCCCTCACCAGGAACAATGAAACGGTACACTATCAGGGTGTCACCATCATCGGAGATTCCAACCTTGCCGCCTCCATGCCGGCAGATGCCAGCAAATTATACGCTAAAAACGTCTTTAACTTTCTGAAGCTCATATTGACCAAAGAG
This window contains:
- a CDS encoding Re/Si-specific NAD(P)(+) transhydrogenase subunit alpha, producing MIAGILKEKNGETRVSLTPEIVKQLQQMSVTVWVEQGAGAQAFYNDDAYMQAGAQIKTAADIISQSDIIFTLQPPPRELAAQIPAGKVILGVLQPLFRPEEVAFWASQQITALSLDAIPRTTRAQVMDVLSSQANIAGYKAVLLAAYTYSRYFPMFMTAAGSIAPAKVLILGAGVAGLQAIATARRLGAVVEVFDTRPAVKEEVMSLGARFVEVDGAADASAAGGYAVEQSEDYQQKQQAKIAESIAKADIVITTAQIPGKKAPVLVTQPMLDQMRSGAVIVDMAAATGGNTALTRNNETVHYQGVTIIGDSNLAASMPADASKLYAKNVFNFLKLILTKEGNLQLNFEDDIVRGACITHNGEIVHERLKSAKPATSSVQG
- the hemC gene encoding hydroxymethylbilane synthase; the encoded protein is MDKIIRIGTRESQLALWQAHQVNDLLTAQGYKTTLVPIKSEGDIDLVTPLYEIGVQGIFTKSLDLALLNNRIDIAVHSFKDVPTQLPQQIVQAAVLKRGPVKDLLVYKNDTSFLDQPDYVANIATSSVRRKAQWLRKYPKHQLHNLRGNVNTRLQKLAAENWDGAIFAVAGLERINVRPSNSIDLDWMLPAPAQGAVVAVCREDDTFCREACAAFNDTETALATFIEREFLRTLMGGCTTPISAYAQIQNNTVHFSGELCSLDGSRFFSISREASVEQAQYLGQSAAEEIMAQGGAEVVAEIRNAR
- the hemH gene encoding ferrochelatase — protein: MVSKSEVGIILMNLGSPDSTAVPDVKRYLLEFLMDKRVIDYPWLFRKILIEGIIVPRRAEKSAEAYSSIWWEDGSPLIVLTKQLQAAVQHDMDVPVEVAMRYGNPHPEVAFDNLLKKNPQLKEVIVLPLYPHYAMSSYETAAEYAKEIYKKKKYKFKLSIIPPFYDEPAYIDAVAESMRPFLQQSYDYVLFSYHGVPERHIRKGDVTGSHCLKVTDCCHVKSAAHQYCYRHQVTITAELVAAKLGLPREKWGISFQSRLGREEWLKPYTAGLLETLPKEGKKKLLVVCPAFVSDCLETLEEIAVEGKDSFMSNGGDSFTMIPCLNVHPMWVSAIVKYCNQIMQAETV
- the hemG gene encoding protoporphyrinogen oxidase, with amino-acid sequence MPQKPVLIIGAGISGLSIAYELQKRDIPYQVLEAAGHSGGVIQSFNKEGFELDAGPNTIAATPETMAFLQEIGLEQEILPAAAASKNRFLVRNNRLHAVSPHPFKIMGSDYISRGSKWRLFTERFRKPAPVQEEETVTHFVERRFNKEIADYLFDPILSGIYAGNPDQMSIAAVLPALPRWEREYGSVTKGLMKEKGVMAGRKIISLAGGNQTLTRRLQEKLQTPVRFHCTVKNIAVSAVGGYQVIAEEQGGETVLEADRIILTTPAYTAGRQLEGLDESLAALLQQVYYPRMGVLHLGFDATALPQPLEGFGFLVPHAEKLHFLGAICNSAIFPHKAPDGKLLLTVFTGGSRQEHYFDELGTAQLQETVVKEIRSLLGLKAAPVMQHFSFMQKAIPQLNIGHAKLRSAVAAMEHNYPGILLRSNFVQGVALPALIQHAASLADKLKKN
- the hemA gene encoding glutamyl-tRNA reductase; translated protein: MQVSHSKEIANFHIVGINYKKTDAAIRGLYAINQAQYQQLLEHARTVQLDDLFVLSTCNRTEIYGFANTPGDLLDLLSRETNGDRVQLEELAYIKSGEDAIRHLYQVGTGLDSQILGDYEIIGQIRIAAKFAKAQQCLGSFLERLVNSVLQVSKLIKTETGLSKGTVSVAFATVRLLERRCPDIRNKKIVLVGVGKIGRNTCKNMIEYLGVKEVTLINRTLQVAEDFAGQHGLRYAPYENMVAEMQAADVVLVASNAPEPTVLASHFHQSSPKLILDLSIPFNVESAVGDLEHISLINVDELSKVQDETLQNRLGEVPKALAIIEEHMAEFLYWYKMRKHAVVLKAVKDKLQEIHTREIQQQKNGSGYKVEDMEQVSSRIIQKMINLMAGKVRKETDKSDLYIAMINDIFETGVKQD